One window of Methermicoccus shengliensis DSM 18856 genomic DNA carries:
- a CDS encoding CRISPR-associated helicase/endonuclease Cas3, with product MITEGFRKLTAVNPYEYQKIAMENLVEGKSLIVRAPTGSGKTEIALIPFIYGVNDFLPSQLIYSLPTRTLVESIGERATKYASSKKLRTAIHHGKKATSSLFEEDIIVTTIDQTAGAYLSVPLSMPKRWGNMFVGGVASALAVFDEVHTLDPEKGLQTTAAIAMQSAKLGFPSIIMSATLPDVFIERVRERVERDGGKVEVVDVKDESEIKSRRNRKVELINRTDEELAADIVLKEVESNRKLVVVVNTVERAQKLYLELKDRTEVPVLLLHSRYLEKDRAEKEKFLEEIFGKSSRGECIFISTQVVEVGMDISSPKILSEAAPVDALIQRAGRCARWGGNGELHVFGLSEGSGNPYAPYSKELVESTITEVNSRGKSFVLDWQTEVELVNQVLSSHFEFFMDSTFFYQRLGELARAVYEGSKAKVEQNVREVFSCDVTLHENPESLEAEKILALPKIRVDARVLSGKIEKLAEMGIKVYKLEENPVIGDYEEKYTPSLVRSNEDVTPFELYVLSGAYYSPDVGLVFDKPVPGAVNSFEPDKQKFEDVKSHTEYKLERETWVEHAKNTLWMLEYYLIPRYRYVIKNFANYFGYGYNELVNLIRCITALHDLGKLNVYWQKKVGWGERVPLAHSDETNVKGLPPHATVSARALQPYLESLFDDEDVFKAFYLTIAHHHAPWAREYKGYSLIPHFDKFIDEVWSVPKEFIKAHDSANRLDFTYLDVVDENEAYRLYGLLSKLVRISDRLATGGVSYESIFSA from the coding sequence TTGATAACAGAGGGGTTTCGTAAATTAACTGCTGTTAACCCATACGAATATCAAAAAATAGCTATGGAAAATTTGGTAGAAGGTAAATCACTTATTGTTAGAGCACCTACTGGTTCTGGAAAAACGGAAATTGCTTTAATTCCTTTTATTTATGGTGTCAACGATTTTCTACCTTCTCAGCTAATTTATTCTCTTCCAACGAGAACTTTGGTCGAAAGTATTGGTGAGAGAGCAACAAAATACGCTTCATCCAAAAAGCTTAGAACGGCTATTCATCACGGTAAAAAAGCGACGAGTAGTCTTTTTGAAGAGGATATAATCGTTACAACAATCGACCAGACTGCTGGAGCGTACTTGAGCGTTCCGTTAAGTATGCCCAAGAGATGGGGAAACATGTTCGTTGGTGGTGTTGCATCGGCCTTGGCAGTTTTTGATGAGGTACACACCCTTGACCCAGAAAAAGGCCTTCAGACGACTGCAGCAATAGCCATGCAATCTGCGAAACTTGGTTTCCCCTCAATTATAATGTCCGCCACCCTGCCAGATGTTTTTATTGAGCGTGTTAGGGAGAGGGTGGAGAGAGACGGAGGCAAAGTAGAAGTTGTAGATGTTAAGGATGAGTCAGAGATTAAATCAAGGAGAAATCGGAAAGTTGAGCTTATAAACAGAACTGATGAAGAGTTAGCGGCTGACATTGTTCTAAAAGAGGTCGAGAGCAACAGAAAACTTGTTGTGGTTGTTAACACCGTTGAACGGGCACAAAAGCTATATCTGGAACTAAAAGACAGAACAGAAGTTCCAGTACTTCTCTTACATTCCAGATATCTCGAAAAAGACCGAGCAGAAAAAGAGAAGTTTCTCGAGGAAATTTTTGGCAAGAGTAGTAGAGGCGAATGTATATTTATTTCCACACAGGTCGTGGAGGTTGGTATGGATATCTCTTCTCCAAAGATTTTGTCAGAAGCTGCTCCAGTTGATGCACTGATACAAAGGGCAGGAAGATGTGCGAGATGGGGTGGCAACGGTGAGCTTCATGTGTTTGGGCTTAGTGAAGGTTCCGGAAATCCATACGCTCCATATTCAAAAGAGCTTGTTGAGAGCACTATAACAGAGGTTAATAGTAGAGGGAAGAGCTTTGTTCTGGACTGGCAGACTGAAGTTGAACTCGTTAACCAAGTTCTTTCAAGTCATTTTGAATTTTTCATGGATTCAACATTCTTTTATCAAAGGCTTGGGGAACTTGCAAGAGCCGTTTATGAGGGTAGTAAAGCGAAAGTTGAGCAAAATGTTAGAGAAGTTTTCTCATGCGATGTTACATTGCACGAAAATCCCGAATCCTTGGAAGCTGAGAAAATCTTGGCACTGCCAAAGATACGTGTTGATGCACGTGTTTTGAGTGGCAAAATCGAGAAACTTGCGGAAATGGGGATTAAGGTATATAAATTGGAGGAGAATCCGGTAATTGGGGATTACGAAGAGAAGTACACACCAAGTCTTGTCAGAAGTAATGAAGATGTGACTCCGTTTGAGCTTTACGTTTTGAGTGGTGCCTACTACTCTCCGGATGTAGGACTTGTATTCGATAAACCTGTTCCGGGGGCTGTCAACTCTTTTGAACCCGATAAACAGAAATTTGAGGATGTTAAAAGCCACACAGAATATAAACTTGAAAGAGAAACTTGGGTTGAACATGCAAAGAATACTTTGTGGATGCTCGAATATTATCTGATTCCACGCTATCGCTATGTTATCAAAAATTTCGCTAACTACTTCGGGTATGGATATAATGAGCTCGTCAATCTTATCAGGTGCATAACTGCACTACATGATCTTGGTAAGCTGAATGTATATTGGCAGAAAAAAGTTGGCTGGGGTGAGAGAGTGCCCTTAGCTCATTCAGATGAGACCAATGTCAAAGGTCTGCCACCACACGCTACAGTTTCAGCAAGAGCCTTGCAACCTTATTTAGAAAGTTTATTCGATGATGAGGACGTGTTCAAAGCATTCTATTTGACTATTGCCCATCACCACGCACCGTGGGCGAGAGAATACAAAGGATACAGTCTAATTCCACACTTCGACAAATTCATCGATGAAGTTTGGAGTGTTCCAAAAGAGTTTATCAAAGCCCATGATTCAGCTAATAGGCTTGATTTTACGTACTTAGATGTAGTTGATGAGAATGAAGCTTACAGACTTTATGGCTTGCTTTCTAAATTGGTAAGAATCTCAGACAGACTTGCTACTGGAGGTGTAAGTTATGAATCGATATTTTCTGCCTAA
- the cas7i gene encoding type I-B CRISPR-associated protein Cas7/Cst2/DevR, whose translation MKCVSVVWLSQTDLTNLNSGEGEANFIDIKKYKRNGTEYPYVSGQAMRYYLKEAIRRSLGDEYMCVPNDKGETCGDIQKCIGCDLFGFMTTIKKGVTLPGHPEGHPGGAITRVSPVKVSPAVGLLPFEDNAVVDFLTRRHRMSEGEMSGDIVNVEVGLNLYKCGMAVDVARVGGEERVDEKERTVRIEHYLDGEERKKRVSKVLEAIRYLSDYSKQARLLTDFTPDLILIAFQNVYSHRLQKAFSVNNGAVDLQRLEAVIKDVEEYSPKMIAGILPGVIENDDDVRAKLEELGVEVRSTNEAITGALEYLNEQTL comes from the coding sequence ATGAAGTGCGTGAGTGTTGTGTGGTTGTCTCAGACCGATTTAACCAACCTGAACTCTGGAGAGGGTGAGGCGAACTTTATTGATATCAAGAAGTACAAAAGGAACGGTACGGAGTATCCGTACGTTTCCGGACAGGCGATGAGGTACTATCTCAAAGAGGCCATCCGGAGAAGTCTTGGGGACGAGTACATGTGCGTGCCCAATGACAAGGGTGAAACCTGTGGAGACATCCAGAAGTGCATTGGATGCGATCTGTTTGGGTTCATGACAACGATAAAGAAGGGGGTAACTCTGCCAGGCCATCCAGAGGGGCACCCGGGTGGGGCGATTACACGGGTTTCACCTGTTAAGGTCTCCCCAGCAGTGGGTTTACTGCCATTTGAGGACAATGCCGTCGTGGATTTTCTCACCAGAAGGCACAGAATGTCTGAAGGGGAGATGAGTGGTGACATCGTCAACGTTGAGGTCGGTCTCAACCTGTACAAGTGCGGAATGGCTGTAGATGTCGCACGGGTCGGTGGCGAGGAGAGGGTTGACGAGAAGGAAAGGACGGTCAGGATAGAGCACTATCTGGATGGAGAGGAAAGAAAGAAAAGGGTTTCTAAGGTTCTTGAGGCCATCAGGTACCTCTCGGACTATTCAAAGCAGGCAAGGTTGCTTACGGACTTCACGCCAGATTTGATTCTGATTGCCTTCCAGAACGTGTATTCTCACAGGCTGCAGAAAGCATTCTCTGTAAATAATGGGGCTGTGGATCTGCAGAGGCTGGAGGCCGTGATCAAAGACGTTGAGGAATACAGTCCAAAGATGATCGCGGGAATTTTGCCGGGCGTTATTGAAAACGATGACGATGTGAGGGCAAAGCTGGAGGAGCTTGGTGTCGAGGTCAGGAGCACAAATGAGGCCATAACAGGGGCGTTGGAGTACCTGAATGAACAAACGCTGTAA
- a CDS encoding CRISPR-associated endoribonuclease Cas6 yields MLSECVEMGFETKESRELLEMGYKAGFGERNSMGFGMVKVV; encoded by the coding sequence ATGCTATCAGAATGTGTTGAAATGGGTTTTGAGACGAAGGAGAGCAGGGAGCTTCTGGAGATGGGATACAAGGCCGGGTTTGGTGAGCGCAACAGCATGGGGTTCGGGATGGTGAAGGTGGTTTGA
- the cas5 gene encoding CRISPR-associated protein Cas5: MLGLKLRVDCPYFTTFREPTSTSLILSYHIPPYTTIRGMISNALGLPRDDLRVQEWFKIGMKPLNFEKCREMAKVLKLKGTGRSYQRTFPSSPMFREFLVEPSYEIFLVGEDERIKEVHSALLSPERPLYLGGSDDLVDVEVFEPVEVEEVEAEEVWSVVEGVHEGCVVEKVPYRFVRAGRTFGVEYRTVSIPIAYPAKGKIKAVEFENRYVVVL, encoded by the coding sequence ATGCTCGGGCTGAAGCTCAGGGTCGATTGCCCGTATTTTACCACGTTCAGGGAGCCAACGTCCACCTCCCTTATTTTGAGCTACCACATTCCACCCTACACCACAATCAGGGGCATGATTTCAAACGCCCTTGGACTGCCCAGAGATGACTTGAGAGTTCAGGAATGGTTTAAAATCGGAATGAAACCGCTGAACTTTGAAAAGTGCAGGGAGATGGCGAAGGTTCTGAAGTTGAAGGGGACTGGCAGGAGCTATCAGAGAACCTTTCCCTCTTCGCCCATGTTCAGGGAGTTTCTGGTGGAGCCGAGCTACGAGATATTTCTGGTCGGAGAGGATGAGAGAATTAAAGAAGTACATTCAGCTCTTTTGAGCCCAGAAAGACCGCTGTATCTCGGTGGTTCGGACGATCTGGTGGATGTGGAAGTTTTTGAGCCGGTGGAGGTGGAGGAGGTGGAGGCAGAAGAGGTTTGGAGCGTTGTTGAGGGAGTTCATGAGGGGTGTGTTGTGGAGAAGGTGCCTTACAGGTTTGTGAGGGCTGGAAGGACGTTTGGTGTGGAGTACAGGACGGTGTCGATTCCTATTGCTTATCCTGCTAAGGGGAAAATCAAAGCAGTTGAATTCGAAAATCGATATGTTGTGGTGTTGTAA
- the cas5 gene encoding CRISPR-associated protein Cas5, with amino-acid sequence MQWVKLTLHFPSFFSYRIPDYSSQYALSVPLPSPSAIKLAVVATAIRATGNVAEGERVFYAVRDADVRIVPPKQIAINSFLIKRLKKKGIKTKADKEKYEQGSLPAFESTFGIREYVFFPNDVNLFVGCDNVDTIIKYFGMLRYLGSGDSMLYVKRMEQTEEPTEDAIKALSDKEFVEAISKESYVIYPVKDISKKAIFEQINPYSGKSGRNIFERKYYLIKAKIKKGKNWKLLEIC; translated from the coding sequence ATGCAGTGGGTAAAATTAACACTACACTTTCCATCATTTTTCTCGTACCGCATACCAGATTACTCTTCACAGTACGCTTTGAGTGTCCCGTTACCATCTCCGTCGGCGATAAAGCTTGCAGTGGTAGCAACGGCCATAAGAGCTACTGGTAATGTTGCTGAAGGTGAGCGTGTTTTTTATGCTGTGCGGGATGCTGATGTACGAATTGTCCCGCCCAAGCAAATTGCAATTAACTCGTTTTTGATTAAGCGATTAAAAAAGAAGGGGATTAAGACTAAAGCAGATAAAGAAAAATATGAGCAAGGCTCGTTACCCGCGTTTGAATCCACGTTCGGAATTAGAGAGTATGTCTTTTTCCCAAATGACGTAAACCTGTTTGTTGGTTGTGACAATGTAGATACTATAATCAAATATTTTGGTATGCTGAGATATCTTGGCTCAGGCGACTCGATGCTTTACGTCAAGCGCATGGAGCAAACAGAAGAGCCGACAGAAGATGCAATTAAAGCATTATCCGATAAAGAATTTGTGGAAGCTATTTCCAAAGAATCCTATGTGATTTATCCAGTAAAAGACATAAGTAAAAAGGCAATATTTGAACAAATAAACCCATATTCAGGCAAATCGGGCAGAAACATCTTCGAAAGAAAGTACTACCTCATCAAAGCCAAAATCAAAAAGGGCAAAAACTGGAAACTCCTCGAAATTTGTTAG
- the cmr1 gene encoding type III-B CRISPR module RAMP protein Cmr1, translating to MYKAEFDVEAITPIFMRGANPRGAEIRASSIKGLMRWWFRALAGNYFGDDIENLRLAEGRILGSAGSGGTGKSRIIIEAERVEGKSTYETKNKYEPYFWFSQVGRNSKIGRNSKPAILPGERFHITIKSYEGTALKASLLSLWMALHLGGFGSRSRKFAGSLFPVAEPDMDVEVGIRFVPPLEISIDNLKEYYSETFNALIRETTEIMGKLDFKRGVVKDIRYPIFSQETSWVFIGTPANGLSDAIEEVGKWYLGDLDRRGKFNGGFRFRHADRKIAHRIYRKYLNGETHIRNIPANDERRPYVGLPIQFYKKFDSEFVKFTVDHWNANRRASSLIMTVNKVDNKCYPVITVFKYLFMPDYRGPVKYSGGVYRGKTRVASANGKLFILRKGEDSKIAYDRFYDKLIEDLRSSFVEVFP from the coding sequence ATGTACAAAGCTGAATTTGATGTTGAGGCTATAACGCCGATATTTATGAGGGGGGCGAACCCGAGGGGAGCGGAGATTAGAGCATCCTCGATTAAGGGGTTGATGAGGTGGTGGTTCAGGGCTTTGGCTGGAAACTATTTTGGAGATGATATTGAGAATTTGAGATTAGCTGAAGGAAGAATACTTGGCTCTGCTGGGAGCGGTGGGACTGGTAAGAGCAGAATAATCATAGAAGCCGAACGAGTTGAAGGCAAGTCTACTTATGAAACTAAAAACAAATATGAACCATATTTCTGGTTTTCTCAAGTTGGAAGAAATTCAAAAATTGGAAGAAATTCAAAGCCGGCTATACTTCCGGGTGAGAGATTTCACATTACTATCAAAAGCTATGAGGGGACTGCACTTAAAGCGTCGCTCCTGTCTTTATGGATGGCACTTCACTTGGGAGGATTTGGATCGAGATCGAGAAAGTTTGCGGGATCTCTCTTTCCGGTGGCAGAACCAGACATGGATGTTGAAGTTGGTATTAGATTTGTTCCTCCCCTTGAAATCTCTATCGACAATTTGAAGGAATACTATTCCGAAACTTTCAATGCTTTAATTAGGGAGACTACGGAAATTATGGGTAAGTTGGACTTTAAAAGGGGTGTCGTCAAAGACATTAGATATCCCATATTCTCCCAAGAAACTTCGTGGGTGTTCATAGGAACTCCAGCCAATGGTCTAAGCGACGCGATTGAGGAGGTTGGAAAATGGTATCTCGGAGATTTGGATCGTAGAGGAAAGTTTAACGGTGGATTCAGATTCAGGCATGCGGATAGAAAGATAGCTCATAGAATATACCGTAAATATTTAAATGGCGAAACTCACATTAGGAATATTCCAGCCAACGACGAAAGACGTCCGTATGTTGGACTTCCAATTCAGTTCTATAAAAAATTTGATAGCGAGTTTGTTAAATTCACGGTCGATCACTGGAATGCCAACAGACGTGCGTCGAGTTTGATAATGACTGTAAACAAAGTTGACAATAAGTGCTATCCTGTTATAACGGTGTTCAAATATCTCTTTATGCCAGATTACAGAGGCCCGGTTAAATATTCTGGAGGGGTTTATAGAGGGAAAACTAGAGTCGCTTCAGCCAATGGTAAGTTATTCATCCTCAGAAAAGGTGAGGATTCAAAAATAGCATACGACCGGTTCTACGACAAACTCATAGAGGATTTAAGGTCATCCTTCGTGGAGGTGTTTCCATGA
- a CDS encoding DevR family CRISPR-associated autoregulator — protein MNEIYEIAILGRATWQLHSLNNEGTVGNVTEPRSVRIIDPNTKKAVTTDGISGEMLKHIHTGIMWVLDDKSNLCDACKVLNPEKFNFAIKTKKVTANDVEDALAQALGTCDICDVQGFLLERPTASRKSTVEFGWALGVPEVYRDIHTHARHALGEKGRGDRGQENEEKAEGVSTQMVYHRPTRSGVYAVISVFQSWRIGLNEARQSKYTYDADDSARERRYKLALKAYQLLFSRPEGAMTTTRLPHVEDFSGVIVYSTEPMPVPVISPLKDSYANEIKTISESINDSLKVVEFDSIADFATKMGQLTDNKPYKMEF, from the coding sequence GTGAACGAAATATATGAAATTGCTATTTTGGGTAGGGCTACATGGCAGCTACACAGCCTGAACAATGAAGGAACCGTTGGAAACGTCACAGAGCCGAGAAGTGTTAGAATAATCGACCCGAACACGAAGAAAGCAGTAACAACCGACGGAATTTCTGGAGAGATGCTAAAGCACATTCATACGGGGATCATGTGGGTCTTAGATGATAAAAGCAACTTATGCGATGCCTGCAAGGTGCTAAACCCAGAAAAATTCAATTTTGCGATAAAAACAAAAAAAGTTACGGCCAATGACGTTGAAGACGCGTTAGCGCAGGCTTTAGGGACATGCGATATATGTGACGTTCAGGGCTTCCTTCTTGAAAGGCCTACGGCTTCAAGGAAGTCAACAGTAGAATTCGGCTGGGCTCTTGGAGTACCTGAAGTCTATAGAGATATCCACACCCATGCAAGACATGCTCTTGGTGAGAAGGGTAGAGGTGATAGGGGTCAAGAAAACGAAGAAAAGGCCGAAGGTGTTTCAACACAGATGGTTTACCACCGTCCAACCCGTTCCGGTGTATATGCAGTAATCTCAGTATTCCAGTCTTGGAGAATTGGATTAAATGAAGCAAGACAGAGCAAATACACCTATGATGCGGACGATAGCGCGAGGGAAAGAAGATACAAGCTTGCATTAAAGGCGTACCAGCTTCTATTTTCCCGTCCAGAAGGAGCAATGACAACCACACGATTACCACATGTTGAAGATTTCAGTGGGGTAATAGTTTACTCGACAGAGCCAATGCCTGTACCTGTGATTTCACCGCTCAAGGATAGCTATGCCAATGAAATAAAGACCATATCAGAAAGCATAAACGATTCATTAAAAGTTGTGGAATTTGATAGTATCGCAGACTTCGCGACGAAGATGGGACAGTTGACTGACAATAAGCCGTATAAAATGGAGTTTTAG